A region of the Desulfomicrobium macestii genome:
TCCCCAAATTTCCGGTGGTTCGCCGGGACATGACCCTGGTCGCGCCCGAGAGCCTTGCAATCGGTGCGGTAGTTGATACGGTCAGGGCATTGCAGGAACCGTTGCTTACGGATGTCTTTCTGGTCGATGTCTACGCTCCGGAAGGGAGTACGGAGCGCAATCTGACCTACCGGTTTGTGTTCCGTCACGCAGAACGCACCCTGAAAGACAAGGAAGTGGAAAAAATCAATCTTCGCATTGGTCAGCATCTGGTCGAGAGGTTGCCTGTCCGTTTTTCCTGACAGGCTTCGCGGGCCAGGAGGGAACGTGCTCAAACCCGTTACGCCCGACACCGAAAAACGCTTGCGCATTGGACAGGTTGCCCGGCGGCTTGGCGTGGAACCCTATGTATTGCGTTTTTGGGAAGAGGAGTTCCCCCAGCTGACCGCTGCCCGGACTTCCAAGGGGCAGCGCTACTACACCGAGGAACATGTCCGCGTTCTGGAGCGGATTCGCCATCTTCTGTATGTTGAGAAACTGACCATCAAGGGCGCACGCCAAAAACTCGAAGGCGCGGAGTCCATCCGCGCTCCGCTGGATGCGATTCGGCGAGAGTTGGAAGAGATTCACCGCCTGCTGACCAAAAATCCCTGACTCGCCTAGAGATCGGGGTTTTTTTGTGCATGGTCGGCCCTGCCATATATCTTTACATGGCGAATTCGAGGCCGTAGCATTTTTGTGTTGTCGGTTTTTCGAAAAACCAAAAAATGTCCTCAAGGAAGGCCATGCTGAAAGTATACGCCGACAAAAATGGTAAAGCCGTATTCCATTGTCCCCACTGCGGCTTCGTCACCAATTTTGACGCCTCGGCGTATCGGGACCGCGACAGCCGCATCAGGATCAAATGCCGCTGCGGCGAAAGCATGACCATGCTGGTTGAGTTCAGGGAATACTATCGCAGATCCGTGTCCCTGGCGGGCAGGTGCTCCGTGCATAGGACCAGAGAGGAACTGGAGATCAAGGTGCGCGATCTGTCCATGAGCGGATTGTCCTTTTCCATTGAATCGCCAATGGTAGAGGAGTCGACAGTTCTGCAGATCGGCGACGTGGTGACGGTGCGGTTTCGTCTCGATTCTCCGCCGGAAAATCTGATCCAGCGGATGGCCTTGGTCCGCAATATCCGTAGCGGTACCATCGGCGCCAAGTTTGCCAGGAGCGAATATGACAAGGAACTCGGTTTTTACCTTCTGCATTGATCCTGTCCGGAGGGGTGCATGAACAGGGATCTCGACAACGGTAACGGCAATGGGACCGAAGAGGCCATGAATCCCATCGTCAGGCTTCTGATCCGTGAAGGCCATCTGACCGTCGAGCAGGCGCAATATGCGCGGCGGGTCACGTCCAAGCTGCACATGAGCAAGCCACTGACCGATGTCGTGCGGGAGCTCGGTTACGTCACGGACGAGACGATCCGCCAGACAGTTCGGCGCAATCAGGGCGAATTGCGCATCGGCGATCTGCTGAACGGCTTGGGCTATCTGACCGACGAGGAGCTCAACCGCGCTCTCGATTTGCAGTTGCAGGGCGGGCGGCAGCAGAAGCTGGGCGACATCCTCATCCAGCACAAATTTCTGGCGGACGAGAAGCTGACGGAAATACTGGCCATGCAGCTCGGCTTGCCGATTCTGGAGCTTGCGGCCAAGGATCCGGATCCGGGGCTGATGGCTCGCGGGCCCGTGGAATACTACGAGCAATACCGCTTTGTGCCCTTCGACATGCAGCCCGACGGTTCGGTGCGCGTCGCCTTCGCCGATCCCCTCGATCCTCGCAGCCTGGACGCGGCGCGGGATTATTTCGGCAAGAACATTGTCGTCTGCATCACCCGGGTCAGCCAGCTCGACGACGTGCTGACCAAGCGCAAGGAAGAGTTGCGCATCGGGAACGGGGCGGACCTGAACCGTCTGAACATCGTCGAGATCGCCAACTCCATCGTGCTGGCCGCGTTCAAACGGGGGGCCAGCGACATTCATGTCGAGCCCATGGCCGACCGCTTGCGGGTCCGTTTCCGCGAAGATGGCGTCATGGTCCATTTCCGCGATTATCCCATCGGTGCCGTGGCTCCGCTGGTCAGCCGTTTCAAGATCATGTGCGGTGCGGACATCGCGGAAAAGAGGCGGCATCAGGACGGGCGACTTATTTTCAATCACATGGGCGTGCAGATCGATCTGCGCATGTCCTTTTATGTCACGGTGTACGGCGAACAGATCGTCATGCGCCTGTTGAAGAATCAGGAAGAGCTTTTGCCCATGCACGAACTTGGGATGCTCCCGGGCATGCTCAGCCGGTTCATGGAAGAAGCCCTGGACGCGCCCTCCGGGGTGATCATGGTCACCGGGCCCACGGGGTCCGGCAAATCGACCACGGTCTACAGCTGCATCAACTATCTGAACCGGCCCGAAGTGAGCATCATCACGGCCGAGGACCCGGTCGAATACAAGGTTCGCGGCATCGGGCAATGTTCCAGCATGCCCTCCATAGGCCTGACTTTCGAGGAGACCCTGAAGCATATCGTCCGTCAGGACCCGGACATCGTGGTCATCGGCGAGGTGCGCGACCATTTTTCGGCGGAGATGTGCATCCAGACCGCCCTGACCGGGCACAAGGTTTTGACGACCTTTCACACCGAGGACAGCATCGGCGCCCTGGTCCGTCTTCTGGACATGAACATCGAACCGTTTCTGGTCTCCTCGACTCTGTCCTGCATCCTCTCGCAGCGCTTGGTGCGGCGGGTCTGCCCGCACTGCGCGGTTCCCTATCAGCCCGACCTCAGCCAGCTGAGACGCATGGGTTGCACCTACGGGGATCTGGCCGGAGCGGAATTCCGCAAGGGCCGGGGGTGCGCCATCTGCAGGCACAGCGGCTACAAGGGCCGTCTGGCCGTATACGAGATGCTCATCCCGGAAGTTTTTATCCGGGACGCCGTATTGCAGCGCAAGACCACCCACGATCTGCGCGTTATCAGTGTCGAGAAGGCCGGCATGATTTCCCTGATGGAAGACGGCATCACCAAGGCGGCCATTGGCATGACCACGGTGGAAGAGGTCCTACGGACCTTGCCCAGAGTCCAAAAACCCAGGCCTCTGGCCGATTTGCGAAGGATACTCGGAGTCTAGGAATGTTTGAAATTGCCTCCATTCATGACCGTGTGCGTGAATTTCTTGATGAACCCGGCAACGATCTGCCGGTTTTCGATCGCACGGCCCTCCTGGTCCATCAGGAGGCCACCAAGGCCGATCCGGACACGGACAAGGTCATCAGCTACATCGCCCAGGATCAGGTTCTGGCGGCGGAAGTGCTCAAAGTCGCCAATTCCTCCTTTTTCCGGGGCATCAAGAAAGTCAGCCGGATTCAGGATGCCGTGGTGCGCATTGGTCTGCGCGAGGTGGTCAACAGCGTGATGATGGCCACGCAGCGCAAGAATTACAGCTCCCGCAACCCGTTCGTGCAGCAGTATACGGCCACGTTGTGGAAGCATTCCGTGGCCTGCGCTTTTGGCGCGCAGTGGCTGGCCAAGCGCTGCGACCACTCCGAGCTTGCGCCTGAGGCCTTCATTGCCGGTCTGATTCATGACGTGGGCAAGCTCTTGGTGCTCAAGGCCCTGGTTTCCGTGGGCGAGAAAGACAAGGACGCGCCTCGGATCACCAAGACAGCGGCCGATGAATTCGTCGAGACCATGCATCCCGAATGCGGGTTTCTGCTGCTCGAAAAATGGAATCTGCCCGAGTCCTACTGTTACGTATGCCGGGATCACCATCGCCGGGATTATGACCAAGGGAGCACCCTGCTGGTTCTGGTGCGACTGGCCAATCTTGTATGCAGAAAGCTCGGCATCGGCCTGCGCCAGGATCCCGACCTGATCCTGGTCACCAGCAGCGAGGCCGGGATTCTCGGTCTGTCCGACATTACACTTGCGGAACTGGAGATCGCGATGGAAGACCACGTAGCCAACGCGGAAATCTGACCTTCATTCACCCCAATCGTCCCAACGGAGACACTACGACAATGAAGCTGGCGCAACGCATAACCAGGATCAAGCCTTCCGCGACCCTGACCATCAACACCAAGGCTCAGGAGCTGCGCGCCGCAGGGCGGCAGATTGTCAGCCTGGCCGTGGGCGAACCCGATTTCCGCACGCCCGAGCATGTTTGCCAGGCCGCCAAGGCCGCCATGGACGAAGGCTTCACCCGCTACACCCCCGTGCCGGGCATTCCCGAGCTGCGTACGGCCGTGGCCAAATATTTCAAGACCTTTTACGGCGTGGATGCGGCCATGGAGAACGTGGTAGTGACCAACGGCGGCAAGCAGAGCCTGTACAATCTGTTTCAGGTGCTGCTCGATCCGGGCGACGAAGTCATCATCCCCGCGCCGTACTGGGTCAGCTATCCGGCACTGGTGCAGCTGGCCGACGGCGTGTCCGTTTTCGTGGCCACGGAACCGCAGAACAATTTCCTGGTCAGCGTGGAACAGCTGGAGGCGGTCCGCACCCCGCGCACCCGTTGCCTGGTCATGAACACGCCCTCCAATCCGACGGGCTGTCATTACACCCAGACGCAGCTTGACGCCATCGCCGCCTG
Encoded here:
- a CDS encoding MerR family transcriptional regulator gives rise to the protein MLKPVTPDTEKRLRIGQVARRLGVEPYVLRFWEEEFPQLTAARTSKGQRYYTEEHVRVLERIRHLLYVEKLTIKGARQKLEGAESIRAPLDAIRRELEEIHRLLTKNP
- a CDS encoding PilZ domain-containing protein, which produces MLKVYADKNGKAVFHCPHCGFVTNFDASAYRDRDSRIRIKCRCGESMTMLVEFREYYRRSVSLAGRCSVHRTREELEIKVRDLSMSGLSFSIESPMVEESTVLQIGDVVTVRFRLDSPPENLIQRMALVRNIRSGTIGAKFARSEYDKELGFYLLH
- a CDS encoding GspE/PulE family protein, coding for MNRDLDNGNGNGTEEAMNPIVRLLIREGHLTVEQAQYARRVTSKLHMSKPLTDVVRELGYVTDETIRQTVRRNQGELRIGDLLNGLGYLTDEELNRALDLQLQGGRQQKLGDILIQHKFLADEKLTEILAMQLGLPILELAAKDPDPGLMARGPVEYYEQYRFVPFDMQPDGSVRVAFADPLDPRSLDAARDYFGKNIVVCITRVSQLDDVLTKRKEELRIGNGADLNRLNIVEIANSIVLAAFKRGASDIHVEPMADRLRVRFREDGVMVHFRDYPIGAVAPLVSRFKIMCGADIAEKRRHQDGRLIFNHMGVQIDLRMSFYVTVYGEQIVMRLLKNQEELLPMHELGMLPGMLSRFMEEALDAPSGVIMVTGPTGSGKSTTVYSCINYLNRPEVSIITAEDPVEYKVRGIGQCSSMPSIGLTFEETLKHIVRQDPDIVVIGEVRDHFSAEMCIQTALTGHKVLTTFHTEDSIGALVRLLDMNIEPFLVSSTLSCILSQRLVRRVCPHCAVPYQPDLSQLRRMGCTYGDLAGAEFRKGRGCAICRHSGYKGRLAVYEMLIPEVFIRDAVLQRKTTHDLRVISVEKAGMISLMEDGITKAAIGMTTVEEVLRTLPRVQKPRPLADLRRILGV
- a CDS encoding HDOD domain-containing protein, coding for MFEIASIHDRVREFLDEPGNDLPVFDRTALLVHQEATKADPDTDKVISYIAQDQVLAAEVLKVANSSFFRGIKKVSRIQDAVVRIGLREVVNSVMMATQRKNYSSRNPFVQQYTATLWKHSVACAFGAQWLAKRCDHSELAPEAFIAGLIHDVGKLLVLKALVSVGEKDKDAPRITKTAADEFVETMHPECGFLLLEKWNLPESYCYVCRDHHRRDYDQGSTLLVLVRLANLVCRKLGIGLRQDPDLILVTSSEAGILGLSDITLAELEIAMEDHVANAEI